CGTGCGCGATGTCGGCGTCCGTCAGGAGGAGGTACTCGGGCTCACGCGCGCGTGCAAGGCCCATGCCGTGGCGGACCGCCCACAGCTTGCCGGTCCAGCCGGCGGGAGGTTCGCCCGGCGAGTCCACGGTCAGCGGAAGCCCGCCGTACCGCCGGGCGAGCGTGCGCGCCAGTTCCCCCGTGCCGTCGGAACTGCCGTCGTCGACGAGGAAGATCTCCGCCCGACCCGGGTAGTCCTGCGCGAGAAGGGAGGGAAGGCTCGCCGGCAGCACCGCCGCCTCGTCACGCGCGGGGACGACGACGCAGACCGGCGGCCACCGCGACGGCTCCTCACGGGCCGGCAGCCTCACGTCCGTGCGCCAGAAGAAGCCCTGACAGAGCAGCAGCCACAGCCAGGCGGCCAGGGACACGGCGGCGATCCACACGATGGCGCTCACGCGCGCAGTCTGCCCCACACCACCGGGCCCCAGGAGCACATCGTCTATGGTGGCCGGGTGAAGATCGCGCTCATGGACTCCGGAATCGGCCTGCTGGCGGCCACCGCCGCGGTACGGCGCCTGCGGCCCGACGCCGATCTCGTGCTCTCCCTCGACCCCGACGGGATGCCCTGGGGACCGCGCACCCCGCAGGACCTCACCGCGCGTGCCGTCGCCGTCGCCGAGGCCGCCGCCGCGCACCGCCCCGAGGCCCTCATCGTCGGCTGCAACACGGCGACCGTGCACGCCCTGCCCGCGCTGCGCTCCCTCCTCGAACCCGGCATCCCGGTGATCGGGACCGTACCGGCGATCAAACCGGCCGCGGCCGGCGGCGGCCCCGTCGCGATCTGGGCCACGCCCGCCACCACGGGCAGCCCCTACCAGCGCAACCTCATCAAGGATTTCGCCGGCGACGTGGCGGTCACCGAGGTGCCCTGCTGGGGACTGGCGGAGGCCGTCGAGCGCGCCGACGAGGCGGCGATCGACGCCACCGTCACCGCGGCCGCCGCCCTCACCCCCGAGGAAGTGACGACCGTCGTCCTCGGCTGCACCCACTACGAACTGGTCGCCTCCCGCATCCGCGCCGCCGTGCAGCGCCCCGGACGGCCCCCCCTCGTCCTGCACGGCTCGGCCGGCGCCGTGGCCGCGCAGGCCCTGCGCCGCATCGGCGCGCGCCCCGCACCCGAGGCGGCGGCCCTCGGCACCGTGACGATTCTCCTCAGCGGTCGTCCGGGTGGTCTCCCGGCGCCCGCCCTGGCCTACGCGGAAGGCCGGCTGCTCGAGACGGCCGTCAGCCCCGCCCCGTAGGGAAGGGGCACCACCGGCCGCTCCTCGGGGCCCGCTCGCCGCCCGGGCGGAGCAGTCACCCTGCGCGACAAGGTACCGGCGCAGCGAAACCTGAGTAACCTCATGAATATGAGGGACCACCCCCACGACGAAAGCACCCCGCTTCCCGACGTCCCGCATCGCGACGCCCCGCATCCCGACGTCTGGACCGGGCGCGCCACCAACCGGGTCCAGTGGCTGCTCGCGCTCGCCGGCGCCGCCTGTCTGGCGCTCGGCATCGAACTCGCCGTCGAATCCGCGTGGACGTCCGGGATCGCCCCGCTCGCCATGTCCGTCGTCGGCTGCATCGCCGCCGGGCTGCTCGTTCTCTTCGGCACCCTCGCCTTCGTGCACGTCGACCTGAAGCTCGACCGCGAGTCGCTCGAGGTGCGCTGCGGCCACATCGGGCTGCCGCGCCGCCGTATCCCGCTGGCCCATGTCGCCGGCGCGGACTTCGAACCCCACGTCACTCCCCGCCACTGGGGAGGCTGGGGCTACCGCTGGCGACCCGACAAGGGCACGGCCGTCGTGGTCCGCCGGGGGGAGGGCGTGGTGCTGCGGCTCTGGGACGGTCACACGTTCACGATCACCGTGGACGACGCGGAGTCTGCGGTCCGCGTCATCAGGGACCGGCTGCGGACGGGCGCCCCGGGCGCCGCCCCCTGACACAGGCGCCGGGTGCGCGCCGCGCTCAGGCGGCCGGACGGTCGCCGTGCTCCAGGTCCCGCGCCTGCCGCACCGCGGGCGCCGCCGGTTCCTCGGCGAGCGGTCGGGCCGTGGCCAGACCGGCCAGGAGACCCGCTCCGGCCGTCACCGTCGTGAAGCTCAGCGCGTTGCCGACCGCGGCCACGGCGGCCAGAGCCGTCAGCGCGGCACCCGCGGTGAGGACGACCGGCGTGGGGCGCGGCGCACGCCACAGGGCGAACAGCACCCAGCAGAAGACCCCGGCGAGCAACAGCACCCCTACGACACCCTGCTCCGCGGCCAGTTGCAGCGGCGCCGAGTGCGGCTTGCCGTCGGACAGCGGGGACCCCGCCGCCGTACCGCTCAGCTCCCCGAAGCGCCCGGGGCCCACGCCGAAGCCGGCCTCACGGTGGGCCATTCCCAGGGCGTCGCGCCACAGATCGCCCCGGTGCTCGGTCAGCCGGTCCTTCAGCGGGCCTGCCAGGCCGCCGGACAGCGCGTTCCCGGCGAGCGCCCAGACCAGGCCCGTCACCAGAGCGGCCGCCACGGCCAGAACCGCGAGGCCAGGACCCCGACGGTGCATCCGGCCGGCGGCCAGGGAGCACAGCAGCACCGCGCCGCACATCACCACAGCCGTGGTCGACCCCAGCAGGCCCCCGGTGACCGCGATGCCCCCGGCGAGCAGCCACAGCCCGAACCGCAGCACGGGCCCGGACGTCGCCCAGGCGGCGCAGCACGCGGCACCGGCCGACAGGGCCAGCACCGCGGCGGTGGCACCGGCATGGCCCAGCGGCGGGACGAACTCCGGGCCCGGGCCGAGCCGCGGCCGGACCACCGACAGAGCGAGCCCCGCCAGCGCACCGGCGCAGGGCGCGGCGACCGGCAGCAACACCCCGAGGATCCGCCCCGCCGCATAGCCGGCGGCCACCGCCAGCACCGCGAGCAGGACACCCTCCGGGCGTCCGCCGTGCACGGTGGCGGTGACCAGGGACCAGATCGCACAGGTCCCGAGCACGGCCATGCCCGCCGCATCAGAAACGTTTCGTCTTTCTCCGTCCGCGTCGGCCGCGGACGTCGTCCCCGTGGAACCCACCCCGTCCCCCCGAACCCGGTCGCCCCCCGACCGTGACGGACCCCGGCCACCCGCGCGACCGGAGCTCTGCCACACCGTAACGGCTCATGTGCGGTTTGTGGATGACTCGCGTAGACGCGGGCGGCAGACCCGGACCGCCCCACGGACCGTGCTGTCGGCCAAAAGGTCACCCGCCGTACACTCCCCGAGTGACCGTCACCGCTACTTCCGTGGGCCAGCCGGACCAGCTGGAGCCCCAGGCCGCGCGAGCCTCGCGCCGCGCCCGGCTCCAGCGCCTCGTCCCGGCCGCCGCAGCCGCGCTCTCCGGAGTGCTGCTCTACGTCAGCTTCCCGCCGCGCACCCTGTGGTGGCTGGCGCTGCCGGCCTTCGCCGTCCTCGGCTGGGTGCTGCGCGGACGCAGCTGGAAGGCGGCCCTCGGCCTCGGCTACCTCTTCGGGCTCGGTTTCCTGCTGCCGCTCCTCGTGTGGACCGGCGTCGAGGTCGGCCCCGGCCCCTGGCTCGCCCTGGTCGCCATCGAAGCGGTCTTCGTCGCCCTCGTCGGCGTGGGCGTCGCCACCGTGTCCAAGCTGCCGGCCTGGCCGCTGTGGGCGGCGGCGCTCTGGATCGCCGGCGAGGCGGCACGCGCACGCGTGCCCTTCCGCGGCTTCCCCTGGGGCAAGATCGCCTTCGGCCAGGCGGACGGCGTCTTCCTGCCGCTCGCCGCGGTCGGCGGCACCCCCGTGCTCGGCTTCGCCGTCGTCCTGTGCGGTTTCGGCCTGTACGACGTCGTGCGCCTCGTCCTCGAACGGCGGCGCACGGGCGAGGTGCGGCGGTCGGCGGCCGCACTGGCCCTGCTCAGCGTGGCCGTCCCGGTCGTCGCGGCCGTGGCCGCGCGCCCGCTGGTCAGCGACAAGGCGGAGGACGGCACCGCGACGGTGGCCGTCATCCAGGGCAACGTCCCCCGCCTCGGTCTGGAGTTCAACGCCCAGCGCAGGGCCGTCCTCGACTACCACGCGCGCGAGACGCAGCGTCTGGCCGCCGAGGTCAAGGCGGGCAGGATCGCCCGGCCCGACTTCGTGCTGTGGCCGGAGAACTCCTCCGACATCGACCCCTTCGCCTACCCCGACGCCGCCGTGGTCATCGGCAACGCGGCCAAGGCGATCAACGCGCCCATCTCGGTCGGCGGGGTCGTCGAGCGGGACGGGAAGCTCTACAACGAGCAGATCCTGTGGGATCCGGTCAAGGGACCGACCCAGACGTACGACAAGCGGCAGGTCCAGCCGTTCGGCGAGTACCTCCCGCTGCGCTCGCTCATCGGCGCCATCAACGAGAACTGGACGTCCATGGTCCGCCAGGACTTCAGCCGGGGCAGCAAGCCGGGCGTGTTCGACATGGACGGCACCGAGGTCGGCCTCGCCACCTGCTACGAGGCGGCCTTCGACTGGGCCGTGCGCGACACCGTCACCCATGGCGCCCAGCTGATCTCCGTGCCCAGCAACAACGCCACCTTCGACCGCAGCGAGATGACCTACCAGCAGCTGGCCATGTCCCGCGTCCGCGCCGTCGAGCACAGCCGGACCGTCACGGTGCCCGTGACCAGCGGCGTCAGCGCGATCATCATGCCGGACGGGAAGATCACCCAGAAGACCGGCATGTTCGTCGCGGACTCCCTGGTGCAGAAGGTGCCCCTGCGCTCCTCGCGGACGCCGGCGACCGAACTGGGCATCCTGCCCGAAGTCGCGTTGATGCTCGTCGCCCTCGGCGGCCTGGGATGGGCGGCCGGCGCCGGGCTGCGGGCCCGGCGCCGTGCGACCGGCTGAACACACGGCCCCGATAGGGTCGCGGTATGCCGACTCCTGACTTCATCACCGAGATCCGGTCCTCAGCCGGCCACGGACTGCTCTGGCTGCCCGGCGTCAGCGCCGTCGTCTTCGACGACGAGGGGCGGGTGCTGCTCGGACAGCGCGCGGACAACCATCAGTGGTGCCTGATCTCGGGCATCCCGGACCCGGGCGAGCAGCCCGCCGACTGCGCGGTACGGGAGGTGTACGAGGAGACAGGCGTGCACTGCGTGCCCGAACGCATCGTCGTGGTCCGCGCCGGACGGGAGGTGGAGTACCCGAACGGCGACAGGTGCCAGTTCATGGACGTCACCTTCCGCTGCCGGGCCGTGGGCGGCGAGGCGCGGGTCAACGACGACGAGTCCGTCGAGGTGGGCTGGTTCGCGCTCGACGCCCTTCCGCCGATGCACGAGCGGCAGCTGTTCCGGATCAAGCAGGCACTCTCCGACGAACCCACGTGGTTCGAGACCACGCCGTCCAGCTGAAGTATGGCGGGTGACCACATGGGGCGAGAACCCGTCTCTGCCTAGGGTCACCACATGACTCCGCCCCAGGTCACCGCCCCCGGTCATGCCGCCCCCCTGCTCGACCTCGGCGGTCGTACCGCTCTCGTCACCGGCGCGGCCGGCGGCATCGGACGCGCCTGCGCGCTGCGGCTCGCGGCCGCCGGGGCCAAGGTCCGCGCCGTCGACCGGGACGCGGCGGGACTGGAGACGCTCGTCGGGGACACGGCCGGCCTGCCCGGCCCGGTCGAACCGTACGTCCTGGACCTCACCGACCTGGACGCCGCCGAACTCGCCGCCGCCGGGACAGACGTCCTGGTCAACAACGCCGGACTACAGCGGGTGTCCCCGATCGAGGAGTTCCCGCCTGACGTCTTCCACACCGTGCTCACCGTGATGCTGGAGGCGCCGTTCCGGCTCATCCGCGGAGCCCTGCCCCACATGTACGGGCAGGGCTGGGGCCGCATCGTCAACGTGTCCTCCGTGCACGGACTGCGCGCCTCCGCCTACAAGTCGGCATACGTCGCCGCCAAACACGGGCTCGAGGGCCTCTCCAAGACCGCCGCCCTCGAAGGCGCACCCCATGGTGTGACCTCCAACTGCGTCAACCCCGCCTATGTGCGCACCCCACTCGTGCAGCGGCAGCTCGCCGACCAGGCACGGACACACGGCATCCCCGAGGAACGCGTCCTGGCCGAGGTGCTCCTGCGGGACAGCGCCGTCAAACGGCTCATCGAACCGGAGGAGGTCGCCGAGGCCGTCGCCTACCTGTGCGGCCCGCAGGCGTCCTTCGTCACGGGCGCCTCGCTCGTCCTCGACGGCGGCTGGACCGCACACTGAGCGCCGGGCCGCCCCGCGCCGGCGCGGTTGTCCACAGGGCCGACGGGGCGGCCCGGCGATGAGGAATCCTGTGAGCATGTCCCGCGATCGCATGAAGGGCGCCACGGCAGCCCCCGGCCCCGCCCACGACGTCGACGCGCCGTTCCTCGAACTGCTCGCCCGGGGAGCGGCCGCCGAGGCGTACGACCGGCCCGTGCTGCTCGCACGCGCCGAGGGAGGGGACGGGGAGCGGATCGCCGCACTCGAACACGCCAAACTCCTCGCGCTGCGCGTGCGCTCGGAACTCGAGGGCCGGCGCCGACGGGAGGCCGAGCTGTCGGCGCTGTTCGAGACGGCCCACGACCTCGCGGGCCCACGCGACGTGGACGCCGTGCTCCAGGCGATCGTGCAACGCGCCCGCTCACTGCTCGGCACCGACATCGCCTACCTCAGCCTGCACGACCCGGCCCGGGGCGACACGTACATGCGGGTCACCGAAGGCTCGGTCGCCGCCCGCTTCCAGCAACTGCGCCTCGGCATGGGGGAGGGCCTCGGCGGCCTGGTCGCCCAGACGGCCCGCCCCTACGTCACCGACGACTACTTCCGCGACGACCGCTTCCGGCACACGACGACCATCGACGCGGGCGTACGCGACGAGGGACTGGTGGCGATCCTCGGCGTCCCGCTGACCCTGGGACCCCACGTGATCGGCGTGCTGTTCGCCGCGGACCGGCGCGCCCGCGTCTTCGAACGGGAACAGATCGCCCTCCTCGGATCCTTCGCCGCCCTTGCCGCGGCCGCCATCGACACCGCCAACCTGCTCACCGAGACCCGCTCGGCCCTGGCCGGCCTGGAGCGCGCCAACGAGATCATCCGCGACCGCAGCGCCGTCATCGAACGTGCCTCCGACGTCCACGACCGTCTCGCCGAACTGGTTCTGCGCGGGGGCGGGGTCCACGACGTGGCAGCCGCGGTGTCCCAGGTGCTCGACGGCACCGTGGAGTTCCTTGAGGACGCGCCGGCCGACGCGCTGAAGGCATCCCGCGCGGAGGGCCACGCCGTGCGCCATCAGGACGACTGGATCGCGGCGGTGGCGGCGGGCGGGGAACTGCTCGGCGCTCTGGTGCTGCGTGGCCACCCGGGTCTCGACCCGGTCGACCAGCGCACCCTGGAACGGGCCGCGATGGTCACGTCCCTGCTGCTCCTGGCCAGACGCTCCGCCGCCGAGGCCGAACAACGCGTGCGCGGCGAACTCCTCGACGACCTGCTCGAGGCCCGCGACCGCGACCCGCGCCTGCTGCGCGAGCGCGCCGCCCGGCTGCACGCGGACCTCGACGCGACCCACGTCGTCCTCGCGGCCCGCCTCGACGCCGCCGGACCCGACGCCGACCAGGAAGCGGCCGCACGCCGTCGCCTGTGGTCCGCCGCCTCCCACCTCGCCGCCACCCGGCACGGCCTGGCCGCCAGCCGTGACGGGGGCACCGTCCTGCTGCTCCCCCTCGAACCGGGCGACACGGCAACGGAGTCGGCCCGCCGTACCGCACTGCACCTCGGCACCGCCGTCCAGGAAGCGGTCACCGTCGGCGCGTCCGCCCCCGTGCGCGGCCTGGCCGCCGACCCGGACGCCGTGGTCGCCGCGTACGCGGAGGGCCGCCGCTGCCTCGACGCACTGCGGCTGCTGGGCCGTTCCGGCGACGGTGCGGCCGCCGAGGACTTCGGCTTCCTCGGCTTGCTCCTGGCCGGCGACCGGGATGTGGCGGGCTTCGTGGACCGCACCATAGGACGGGTCGTCGCCTACGACGAGCGGCGCGGAACCGACCTGCTGCGCACCCTCGACGCGTACTTCGCCGCGGGCATGAGCCCGGCCCGCACCAAGGACGCACTCCACGTCCACGTCAACACGGTGGCCCAGCGACTCGAACGCGTCGGCCGCCTCCTGGGCGACGACTGGCAGAGCCCCGCCCGCACACTGGAGATCCAGCTCGCGCTGAGACTGCGTACGTTGGCGACCCCCGCACCACACTGACCCCCAGCACCACACTGACCACCGCCCGCACCGAACTTCTTGCCCGTACCGGCCCCTGCCCGTACCGGCCCCCCGTGCGCGTTCCCCTCCCTATACGCGCTGCCCCCGCACGCGTCGGTTCCCGTACGCGTCCGCCCCCGCACGCGTCGGTTCCCGTACGCGTCCGCCCCCGCACGTGTCGGCCCCCGTACGCGCGGCCGGCGTACGGGGGTGACTGTGTGGGTGGGAGCGAAGACCGGACCGGGGACGGGACCAGGGACGCGGTCAGGAGAACGGGATCGAGGCCGGGATCGAGGCCGGGGCCGGGGGCGGGATCAGACCGCGCGAGCGTCCGTGGCGGGGGTTCGGGTGTGGTCCGTGTCGGCGGAGGGGTCACTGCCGGCCGGATCGCCGGCGGCCAGGTCGCGGTGACGGGTCTCCTTGGCCACTCCCACGGCGACCACCGTCAACAGGGCGGCGGCGATCACGTACAGGGCGATCGGCGTGGAGCTGTCGTAGTCGGCCAGCAGCGCGGTGGCGATCAGCGGCGCCGGCGCTCCCGCCGCCACCGAGGCGAACTGGGCGCCGATGGAAGCGCCGGAGTAGCGCATCCGGGTCGCGAACATCTCGGAGAAGAAGGCGGCCTGGGGTGCGTACATCGCCCCGTGGAGCACCAGACCCACCGTCACGGCGAGCACGAGACTGCCGAAGGCGCCGGTGTCGACGAGCGAGAAGAACGGGAACATCCACAGCCCGATGCCGACCGCGCCCAGCAGATAGACGGGGCGCCGCCCGATCCGGTCCGACAGCGCACCCCAGGCGGGGATCACCGCGAAGTGCACGGCGGAGGCGATGAGCACGGCGTTGAGCGCGGTCTGCTTGGAGACACCGGCTGAGGTGGTCGCGTACACGAGGATGAACGCGGTGATGACGTAGTACGAGATGTTCTCCGCCATGCGCGCGCCCATCGCGACGAGCACGTCACGCCAGTGGTGCCGCAGCACCGACACCAGCGGCAGTGGTTCCGCCTCCGTCGTACGCACCGCCTTGCGGGCCTCGGCCTGCGCCAACGCCTCCTGGAACACGGGGGATTCATCGACAGACAGACGTATCCACAAACCGACGACCACCAGCAGCCCGGAGAGCAGGAAGGGGATCCGCCAGCCCCAGGAGGCGAAAGCGGCGTCGGAGAGCACGGCGGTCAGCAGGGACAGCACACCGGTCGCGAGCAGTTGCCCGGCGGGCGCGCCCGTCTGCGGCCACGAGGCCCAGAAACCGCGCCGCCGCGCGTCCCCGTGCTCGGACACCAGCAGAACGGCTCCGCCCCACTCGCCGCCGAGGGCGAAGCCCTGGACCAGCCGAAGCATGGTCAGCAGCACGGGCGCGGCGCTTCCGACGGTCGCGTGCGTCGGCAGCAGCCCGATCGCGAAGGTCGCCCCGCCCATCATCAGCAGGCTCAGCACCAGCAGTTTCTTGCGCCCGAGCCGGTCCCCGAAGTGCCCGAAGACCAGGGCTCCGAGCGGCCGCGCGGCGAAACCGACGGCGTAGGTGAGGAACGACAGGAGCGTGCCGACGAGCGGGTCGGAGCCGGGGAAGAACAGTTTGTTGAAGACGAGGGCGGCAGCGGAGCCGTAGAGGAAGAAGTCGTACCACTCGATGGTGGTGCCGATGAGGCTCGCGGCGACGATGCGCTTGAGGCTGGCGGGGGGTGGGGGAGCGGTTGTGGCCGATGCCATGTGCGCCACTTCCTCGTGTGTGGTGGGGACGGGTGGGTGTCCGCACACCGTAGGAACGCGCAGGTCAGGGGCACATGTGGTGGGGCAACACAGTTCGAGGGTCGGCTATGGGCGTGCGGCCACCATGCCGGCTCGGGGAAGGGCGCTTCAGGCGCCCGAGGCGGTCGAAACGAGTATGTCCGGGTCCGCACCTGGTCCGGATCTTCACGCCGTCCATGCTCTGCTCAGTCGTCTTGGCGGCCGGTGAAAAGGTCACAGAGGCTCCGCCCACGATCACGGCGCGGAGCCCCTGCGCGGTGGAAGGGAGATCCGCTCCGCGGAGGTTCGGACCCACGACGCGCGGTCGCTCCAGCTCCGCTCTCCTCGCCGCCCGCACCTCGGAGAGGGCGGGACTCGGAACTCCTCCGGGCTGTTGGTTTCGGAGAGCCCGGTCTCGGCATCCCGCAGTCGAACGCGCTCACCGGCAGCGATCCACGGATGGCGGCCGTCACAGAGCAGTGACGCGCCGAGTTGCTGCGCGACCGCTATCTGCGTCCACTGGAGACGGAGGGGATTGCGGTGCGCTCATCGAGAGGCCGGTGCCGGATACCCGGAGAGGGACGGCAGATCCGCGTCGTCGCCCGCGGCGCACCCGTCCATGTCCGCGCCGTCCCCCACCGGCTGCGCCGTTCGGGTGGCCGACCGGCACCGGCCTGGACGCTCCGGACACCGCGGTGGAGCTCGGGCGAGTCTCCGCGGCACACGAGGCGGAGGCCGTGGAGGCCCGGCCCGGGGCCCGGCAGGACGCAGAACGCCGAGCCGCCGCCCCGGATGCCGTCATGCCGGTCACCGGCCGGGGCCGGGACCCGCGGCGGAACATCGGTGACCGAGTACAGGGTGGTGTTCAGCGGTGGAGAAGCGGATGACGGAGCTCAGTGAAAGCCACGACGATCCGTTCGCCCTGCACCTCGCGGCCCTGGCGGTGCTGGACGACCGGGGAGTCGTGGTCGGGTGGAACCAGCAGGCCCAGGAACTGCTCGGCCATCCGGACACAGCAGTCATCGGTCGTCCGGCATGCGAGGTCCTCGTCGATCCGCGCGATCTGCCGGCTGTCAGGGAGGCAGCGGCGATCTGTAGGAGAGCCGGCGGCTGGTTCGGCGTGCTCAAGGTGCGCCATCGCGACGGGCGACTGGTGGAGATGGGGCTCAGAG
This Streptomyces sp. NBC_00377 DNA region includes the following protein-coding sequences:
- a CDS encoding glutamate racemase, which gives rise to MKIALMDSGIGLLAATAAVRRLRPDADLVLSLDPDGMPWGPRTPQDLTARAVAVAEAAAAHRPEALIVGCNTATVHALPALRSLLEPGIPVIGTVPAIKPAAAGGGPVAIWATPATTGSPYQRNLIKDFAGDVAVTEVPCWGLAEAVERADEAAIDATVTAAAALTPEEVTTVVLGCTHYELVASRIRAAVQRPGRPPLVLHGSAGAVAAQALRRIGARPAPEAAALGTVTILLSGRPGGLPAPALAYAEGRLLETAVSPAP
- a CDS encoding O-antigen ligase family protein, whose translation is MAVLGTCAIWSLVTATVHGGRPEGVLLAVLAVAAGYAAGRILGVLLPVAAPCAGALAGLALSVVRPRLGPGPEFVPPLGHAGATAAVLALSAGAACCAAWATSGPVLRFGLWLLAGGIAVTGGLLGSTTAVVMCGAVLLCSLAAGRMHRRGPGLAVLAVAAALVTGLVWALAGNALSGGLAGPLKDRLTEHRGDLWRDALGMAHREAGFGVGPGRFGELSGTAAGSPLSDGKPHSAPLQLAAEQGVVGVLLLAGVFCWVLFALWRAPRPTPVVLTAGAALTALAAVAAVGNALSFTTVTAGAGLLAGLATARPLAEEPAAPAVRQARDLEHGDRPAA
- the lnt gene encoding apolipoprotein N-acyltransferase translates to MTVTATSVGQPDQLEPQAARASRRARLQRLVPAAAAALSGVLLYVSFPPRTLWWLALPAFAVLGWVLRGRSWKAALGLGYLFGLGFLLPLLVWTGVEVGPGPWLALVAIEAVFVALVGVGVATVSKLPAWPLWAAALWIAGEAARARVPFRGFPWGKIAFGQADGVFLPLAAVGGTPVLGFAVVLCGFGLYDVVRLVLERRRTGEVRRSAAALALLSVAVPVVAAVAARPLVSDKAEDGTATVAVIQGNVPRLGLEFNAQRRAVLDYHARETQRLAAEVKAGRIARPDFVLWPENSSDIDPFAYPDAAVVIGNAAKAINAPISVGGVVERDGKLYNEQILWDPVKGPTQTYDKRQVQPFGEYLPLRSLIGAINENWTSMVRQDFSRGSKPGVFDMDGTEVGLATCYEAAFDWAVRDTVTHGAQLISVPSNNATFDRSEMTYQQLAMSRVRAVEHSRTVTVPVTSGVSAIIMPDGKITQKTGMFVADSLVQKVPLRSSRTPATELGILPEVALMLVALGGLGWAAGAGLRARRRATG
- a CDS encoding NUDIX hydrolase, producing MPTPDFITEIRSSAGHGLLWLPGVSAVVFDDEGRVLLGQRADNHQWCLISGIPDPGEQPADCAVREVYEETGVHCVPERIVVVRAGREVEYPNGDRCQFMDVTFRCRAVGGEARVNDDESVEVGWFALDALPPMHERQLFRIKQALSDEPTWFETTPSS
- a CDS encoding 3-hydroxybutyrate dehydrogenase, which gives rise to MTPPQVTAPGHAAPLLDLGGRTALVTGAAGGIGRACALRLAAAGAKVRAVDRDAAGLETLVGDTAGLPGPVEPYVLDLTDLDAAELAAAGTDVLVNNAGLQRVSPIEEFPPDVFHTVLTVMLEAPFRLIRGALPHMYGQGWGRIVNVSSVHGLRASAYKSAYVAAKHGLEGLSKTAALEGAPHGVTSNCVNPAYVRTPLVQRQLADQARTHGIPEERVLAEVLLRDSAVKRLIEPEEVAEAVAYLCGPQASFVTGASLVLDGGWTAH
- a CDS encoding helix-turn-helix domain-containing protein — encoded protein: MSRDRMKGATAAPGPAHDVDAPFLELLARGAAAEAYDRPVLLARAEGGDGERIAALEHAKLLALRVRSELEGRRRREAELSALFETAHDLAGPRDVDAVLQAIVQRARSLLGTDIAYLSLHDPARGDTYMRVTEGSVAARFQQLRLGMGEGLGGLVAQTARPYVTDDYFRDDRFRHTTTIDAGVRDEGLVAILGVPLTLGPHVIGVLFAADRRARVFEREQIALLGSFAALAAAAIDTANLLTETRSALAGLERANEIIRDRSAVIERASDVHDRLAELVLRGGGVHDVAAAVSQVLDGTVEFLEDAPADALKASRAEGHAVRHQDDWIAAVAAGGELLGALVLRGHPGLDPVDQRTLERAAMVTSLLLLARRSAAEAEQRVRGELLDDLLEARDRDPRLLRERAARLHADLDATHVVLAARLDAAGPDADQEAAARRRLWSAASHLAATRHGLAASRDGGTVLLLPLEPGDTATESARRTALHLGTAVQEAVTVGASAPVRGLAADPDAVVAAYAEGRRCLDALRLLGRSGDGAAAEDFGFLGLLLAGDRDVAGFVDRTIGRVVAYDERRGTDLLRTLDAYFAAGMSPARTKDALHVHVNTVAQRLERVGRLLGDDWQSPARTLEIQLALRLRTLATPAPH
- a CDS encoding MFS transporter, coding for MASATTAPPPPASLKRIVAASLIGTTIEWYDFFLYGSAAALVFNKLFFPGSDPLVGTLLSFLTYAVGFAARPLGALVFGHFGDRLGRKKLLVLSLLMMGGATFAIGLLPTHATVGSAAPVLLTMLRLVQGFALGGEWGGAVLLVSEHGDARRRGFWASWPQTGAPAGQLLATGVLSLLTAVLSDAAFASWGWRIPFLLSGLLVVVGLWIRLSVDESPVFQEALAQAEARKAVRTTEAEPLPLVSVLRHHWRDVLVAMGARMAENISYYVITAFILVYATTSAGVSKQTALNAVLIASAVHFAVIPAWGALSDRIGRRPVYLLGAVGIGLWMFPFFSLVDTGAFGSLVLAVTVGLVLHGAMYAPQAAFFSEMFATRMRYSGASIGAQFASVAAGAPAPLIATALLADYDSSTPIALYVIAAALLTVVAVGVAKETRHRDLAAGDPAGSDPSADTDHTRTPATDARAV